One window from the genome of Fulvivirga lutea encodes:
- a CDS encoding NAD(P)/FAD-dependent oxidoreductase yields the protein MISYWEKESFIEYDAVIIGSGIVGLSTAISLKEKSPNLSILVLERGLLPTGASTKNAGFACFGSLTELINDLNTIGESGTLELVNERWEGLKKLRSRIGDENFDYYNNGGYELIREKEMKYLDKIEEVNELLSLLFDKPVFQLSESKIKEFGFNESDIKSMIFNQYEGQIHTGKMMSQLIKIAQKLGVSIWTGAEVQNIIDSGDQVEIDVKNNTNNLTLKAGKVAVCTNAFTNKLINNLDIAPGRGIVLVTKPIKDLPFQGVFHIDEGYYYFRNEGKRVIFGGGRNMDFKSETTTSLEINQQIEQELRRQLKEIILPNHHFEVEHTWAGIMAFGENKVPIFKEYTKNIHLGVRLGGMGVAIGSQMGEKLAQKML from the coding sequence ATGATTAGTTATTGGGAAAAGGAATCATTTATTGAGTACGATGCCGTAATAATAGGGAGCGGAATTGTTGGTTTATCAACGGCTATTTCTTTGAAGGAAAAATCGCCAAACCTATCTATCCTGGTTTTGGAAAGAGGGTTGCTCCCAACAGGTGCCAGTACAAAAAATGCTGGGTTTGCCTGTTTCGGCAGTCTTACCGAGCTAATCAACGACCTTAATACTATTGGAGAATCAGGAACTTTAGAATTAGTGAATGAACGCTGGGAAGGGTTGAAGAAGCTTCGGTCACGCATAGGTGATGAGAATTTTGATTACTACAACAATGGCGGCTATGAACTTATCAGGGAAAAGGAAATGAAGTACCTTGATAAAATTGAAGAGGTAAATGAACTGCTTTCATTACTTTTCGATAAACCTGTTTTTCAATTATCAGAAAGCAAAATCAAGGAATTTGGTTTCAATGAAAGTGATATAAAATCAATGATTTTTAACCAGTATGAAGGTCAAATTCATACAGGAAAAATGATGAGCCAGCTGATTAAAATAGCTCAAAAGTTAGGTGTCTCTATTTGGACAGGTGCTGAAGTACAGAACATTATTGATTCTGGCGATCAGGTTGAAATCGATGTGAAGAATAATACCAATAATCTAACTCTAAAAGCAGGCAAAGTGGCCGTGTGCACTAATGCTTTTACCAATAAACTCATCAACAACCTGGATATTGCACCCGGAAGAGGTATTGTATTGGTAACAAAACCAATTAAAGACCTACCCTTCCAGGGGGTTTTTCATATTGATGAGGGTTATTACTATTTCCGTAACGAAGGCAAGCGAGTAATTTTTGGTGGAGGCAGAAATATGGATTTTAAAAGCGAGACAACCACCAGCCTTGAAATCAACCAGCAAATTGAACAGGAACTTAGAAGACAGCTCAAAGAAATTATTTTACCAAACCATCATTTTGAAGTGGAGCATACCTGGGCTGGCATTATGGCCTTTGGCGAGAACAAGGTGCCAATCTTTAAAGAGTACACAAAAAACATTCATTTGGGAGTACGTTTAGGTGGAATGGGCGTAGCCATTGGCAGTCAGATGGGTGAAAAACTAGCTCAAAAGATGCTTTAA
- the nhaC gene encoding Na+/H+ antiporter NhaC produces the protein MDKNHKVPSLGLSLLPILFLVVLLASNVYIFSDDASYGPNQMGLIFAATFAGILSIRLNYRWEEILDGIVKSISSAMSAILILLMIGSLAGTWLISGVVPAMIYYGLEILNPSIFLFAACVSSAVVSLATGSSWSTAATMGIALMGIGQALGLSEGMIAGAIISGAYFGDKMSPLSDTTNLAPAMAGTDLFTHIRYMALTTGPSIIITLIIFLGLGFTADGNSSLGTVNEVQQAIASKFEINLFLFIVPALVIFLIIKKMPALPALLLGTVLAAVFAVIFQPQIISELAGGGDYGLASGYEVVMRAMFTEINIATGNGMVDELLTSSGMEGMLSTVWLIVCAMIFGGIMESNGMLRKIADSIIKVAHSTGSLVAATAGTCITFNLTASDQYIAIVVPGRMFRQEYSDRGLAPENLSRTLEDSGTVTSVLIPWNTCGAYQSSVLGCSPYAFAPYCFFNIISPFMTILFAYANIKIKRIEKED, from the coding sequence ATGGACAAAAATCATAAAGTACCCTCGCTGGGTCTCTCTTTACTTCCTATTTTATTTCTGGTTGTTCTACTGGCTTCAAATGTTTACATATTTAGTGATGATGCCTCTTATGGGCCTAATCAGATGGGGCTCATATTTGCCGCCACCTTTGCTGGAATACTTTCAATCCGCCTAAACTACCGCTGGGAAGAAATTTTAGATGGTATTGTAAAAAGCATTAGCTCAGCCATGTCGGCCATACTTATACTTTTGATGATTGGTTCGTTAGCAGGAACCTGGCTGATCAGCGGAGTGGTACCCGCCATGATTTATTATGGATTAGAGATATTAAACCCTTCCATCTTTTTGTTTGCTGCATGTGTTTCTAGTGCCGTTGTTTCATTAGCTACCGGAAGCTCATGGTCTACTGCCGCAACAATGGGTATTGCGTTAATGGGTATAGGACAAGCACTTGGACTGAGTGAAGGTATGATTGCCGGAGCGATTATTTCAGGTGCTTATTTTGGTGATAAAATGTCTCCACTTTCAGATACTACCAACCTGGCACCAGCTATGGCAGGTACGGATCTATTTACTCACATTCGGTACATGGCACTTACTACAGGGCCATCAATTATTATTACACTTATCATCTTTTTAGGCCTTGGGTTTACAGCTGATGGAAACTCATCATTAGGTACTGTGAATGAAGTACAACAGGCCATCGCATCTAAATTTGAGATTAATCTATTCCTATTCATTGTACCGGCATTAGTTATCTTTTTGATCATTAAAAAAATGCCTGCCCTGCCAGCACTCCTTTTAGGAACTGTTCTGGCTGCTGTTTTCGCTGTTATTTTTCAACCTCAAATAATTTCTGAATTAGCAGGTGGTGGAGACTACGGATTGGCAAGTGGTTATGAAGTGGTGATGCGAGCTATGTTTACAGAAATAAATATCGCTACTGGCAATGGAATGGTAGATGAACTTCTTACATCATCAGGCATGGAAGGCATGCTTTCTACTGTATGGTTGATAGTATGTGCTATGATCTTTGGTGGTATTATGGAAAGCAACGGCATGCTACGAAAAATTGCCGATTCAATCATTAAAGTGGCTCATTCCACAGGTTCATTAGTAGCTGCCACGGCAGGAACTTGTATTACTTTCAACCTTACCGCTTCCGATCAATACATAGCCATTGTAGTGCCTGGTAGAATGTTTAGACAAGAATATTCTGATCGTGGCTTAGCTCCTGAAAACCTTTCACGGACATTGGAAGACTCAGGAACTGTTACCTCGGTACTTATCCCATGGAACACCTGCGGTGCGTATCAATCATCGGTATTAGGCTGTTCGCCTTATGCCTTTGCGCCTTACTGTTTCTTTAATATCATCAGTCCGTTTATGACGATTTTATTCGCTTATGCAAACATTAAAATAAAACGAATAGAGAAGGAAGATTAA
- a CDS encoding 3'-5' exonuclease, which translates to MFAATINNDEINELELERFEGNITVVEDVEALKKVVAILQKESALGFDTESKPAFKKGEYNHISLLQFSTENEAYLIRVNKTGITPELKRLLESEKITKVGVALRDDIKDLRKLSPMNPKGFAELNHLVKEIGIESNGLRKLTAIILGFRISKNAQVSNWEKEELTEKQIYYAATDAWVCIKMYNKLVKQGWLEAVSK; encoded by the coding sequence ATGTTTGCGGCTACTATTAACAACGATGAAATTAATGAGCTTGAACTTGAGCGATTCGAGGGCAACATTACCGTTGTAGAAGATGTTGAGGCACTGAAGAAAGTAGTGGCCATACTTCAAAAAGAAAGTGCGTTAGGGTTTGATACAGAGAGCAAACCTGCCTTTAAGAAGGGCGAATACAATCACATTTCACTATTGCAGTTTTCTACAGAAAATGAAGCCTATCTTATTAGAGTGAATAAAACGGGCATAACTCCTGAGTTGAAAAGGTTGCTGGAGTCTGAAAAGATTACCAAAGTAGGTGTGGCGTTAAGAGATGATATTAAAGATTTAAGAAAACTGAGCCCAATGAATCCAAAAGGTTTTGCCGAATTAAACCACCTGGTAAAAGAAATTGGCATTGAAAGTAACGGACTGCGAAAACTTACTGCCATCATACTTGGTTTTAGAATTTCGAAAAACGCCCAGGTTTCTAACTGGGAAAAAGAAGAACTCACCGAAAAGCAAATCTACTACGCAGCCACAGATGCTTGGGTATGTATTAAAATGTATAACAAGCTGGTGAAGCAGGGGTGGTTGGAGGCCGTTTCTAAATAG